From Bacteroidia bacterium, a single genomic window includes:
- a CDS encoding TrkA family potassium uptake protein produces the protein MKIIIIGLGNFGSAVAIKLAALGHEVIGVDSQMQKVENVKDKITYAVMLDCTDTQALKTIPVQECDIVIVAIGEDFGASILTTAILKKMNVKRLISRTISPIHRTILEAIGVMEILSPEDDSAERFVKKIDMSNVLDYLDLSDDFAIVEAVIPQKYIGLSIRECDVRHKYNINILTIKHDIEVKNIVGQNVIRPEIIGVVSPDYIFEANDILVAFGHTNDLKKWLH, from the coding sequence ATGAAGATAATAATTATCGGTCTTGGAAATTTCGGTTCTGCAGTAGCAATAAAACTCGCTGCATTGGGCCATGAGGTTATTGGTGTTGACAGTCAGATGCAAAAAGTTGAAAATGTTAAAGATAAAATAACATATGCAGTAATGCTTGATTGCACAGATACACAGGCATTAAAAACTATCCCTGTTCAGGAATGTGATATTGTTATTGTTGCTATTGGTGAAGATTTCGGAGCATCAATATTAACAACAGCAATCTTAAAAAAGATGAATGTTAAAAGACTTATCAGCAGAACAATTTCACCTATTCACAGAACTATACTCGAAGCTATTGGCGTAATGGAAATATTAAGTCCCGAAGATGATTCTGCTGAACGCTTTGTTAAAAAAATCGACATGTCAAATGTTCTTGATTATTTGGATTTATCTGACGATTTTGCAATTGTTGAAGCTGTTATTCCTCAAAAATATATCGGATTATCAATAAGAGAATGCGATGTAAGACATAAATACAATATCAATATTTTAACAATAAAACATGATATTGAAGTTAAAAATATAGTTGGGCAAAATGTTATTAGACCTGAAATTATAGGTGTTGTTTCACCCGATTACATTTTTGAAGCAAATGATATTCTTGTTGCATTTGGACATACTAATGATTTAAAAAAATGGTTACATTAA
- a CDS encoding protoheme IX farnesyltransferase gives MKSNLIIEYLKLSKIFLSLAVAFSAFVGYSLSQNIDFSSSVILILGVFLMSSAASAINQIQERKTDLLMRRTENRPIPSKKISVNSAIVFSVILITIGFGLLLNLNIYCALLGLLNVVIYNLIYTPLKYKSQFGLIAGGLVGAIPPVIGWSASGLVLLPSIVFFSVFMFLWQIPHFWILLAKYKQDYVNANIKSILESVEPNNFKLLLFIWILSTSLLTFMFPYFEIVSGIFGILLLVLINVFVIMSFIKMLFFQKEQQQFKFANISVQVYLLVVFFLIIIENSF, from the coding sequence ATGAAAAGTAATTTAATAATAGAATACTTAAAATTATCTAAGATATTTCTATCGTTAGCTGTTGCTTTTTCTGCATTTGTTGGTTATTCGCTTTCCCAAAATATTGATTTTAGTTCTTCAGTAATTCTCATTCTCGGTGTTTTTCTTATGTCGTCTGCAGCTTCTGCTATTAATCAGATTCAGGAAAGAAAAACTGATTTATTGATGAGAAGAACTGAGAACAGACCCATCCCGTCAAAAAAGATTTCAGTTAATTCTGCAATTGTGTTCAGTGTTATTTTAATAACAATAGGTTTTGGATTATTGTTAAATCTAAATATATACTGTGCATTATTGGGATTATTAAACGTTGTTATTTATAACTTAATCTATACTCCGTTAAAATATAAAAGTCAGTTTGGTTTAATAGCCGGTGGTCTGGTTGGTGCAATACCACCTGTTATTGGCTGGTCTGCTTCGGGTTTAGTGCTACTTCCATCAATTGTTTTTTTCTCTGTTTTTATGTTTTTATGGCAAATACCACATTTCTGGATATTGCTTGCAAAATATAAACAGGATTATGTTAATGCAAATATTAAAAGTATATTAGAATCAGTTGAACCAAATAATTTTAAGCTTTTATTGTTTATTTGGATATTGTCAACCTCTCTTCTTACATTTATGTTTCCTTATTTCGAAATAGTTTCAGGAATATTTGGAATACTATTGCTGGTTTTGATAAATGTTTTTGTGATAATGAGTTTTATTAAAATGCTTTTTTTTCAGAAAGAACAACAGCAGTTTAAATTTGCTAATATATCTGTTCAGGTATATCTTTTGGTCGTTTTCTTTTTAATAATAATTGAAAATTCCTTCTGA
- a CDS encoding dihydrofolate reductase: MKNISIIVAIASNYAIGKNNQLLWHISDDLKHFKKITSGHPVIMGKKTYESLPFKPLPNRENIILTDVAGEIINGCTMVYSIPEILEICKNKEECFIIGGGSVYKQFMPHAETLYITWVDKDFDADVFFPEISEKEWELTEDEKHFSEENKFSYYFRIYKRRSSIQ, from the coding sequence ATGAAAAATATTTCGATTATTGTTGCAATAGCATCAAATTATGCTATTGGAAAAAACAACCAGTTACTATGGCATATTTCAGATGACTTAAAACATTTTAAAAAGATAACTTCAGGACACCCTGTTATTATGGGAAAAAAAACTTATGAGTCTCTCCCATTTAAGCCACTACCAAACAGAGAAAACATTATTTTGACTGATGTTGCTGGTGAAATAATTAATGGTTGCACAATGGTATATTCTATACCGGAAATTCTTGAAATATGTAAAAATAAAGAAGAATGCTTTATTATTGGAGGTGGTTCGGTATATAAACAATTTATGCCACATGCAGAAACTCTTTACATAACCTGGGTTGATAAAGACTTTGATGCAGATGTTTTCTTTCCTGAGATTTCTGAAAAGGAATGGGAATTAACTGAAGATGAAAAACATTTTAGCGAAGAAAATAAATTCTCTTATTATTTTCGAATTTATAAAAGAAGAAGTTCCATTCAATGA
- a CDS encoding ATPase: MTKAKKYLLLFNETFGDFKKLILKLAETLLLLFSLLGVICMIYYFGFDIQYYIKNNLETFFQFLASTFLVLLIIQLFFKRKRKKQAILFDFLLITMLGLMVLERFTFSEWFKENLSILSFLQKNIFIYLITITIFIIEISKRSLFIFLSKINPALLFIISFIFIIIIGTGLLLLPNSTTNGISFIDSLFTSTSAVCVTGLASVDTQYTFTALGKGIILMLIQLGGLGVMTFTSFFGLFFSGNDSFRNNMFIKDMINNDTLADIFKNLLKILVFTLVIELIGAIIIYFNIDRTVFPDEAANLRYSIFHSISAFCNAGFSTLSQGLYDIRFRFNYPVHLTIAFLIILGGIGFPILLNYYKLAKHYSHNLFRKLRSKSYLHKPNIININTRIVIYTTLILLIFGTIAFFFTEYNNTLKEHSLGGKIVEAFFLSVTPRTAGFNTVDYGAILPSTILLTIFLMWVGASPGSTGGGIKTSSFAIALLNVFSIAKGKDRIEVSRREIADDSVRRAFATIVLSLLAIGISILLVSSFEKGEKTLAIAFECFSAFGTVGLSNNLTPTLTSESKWVLVFTMFLGRVGTLTIFVAFIRKVNSLRYKYPEENIIIN; the protein is encoded by the coding sequence ATGACCAAAGCAAAAAAATATTTACTCCTTTTTAATGAAACTTTTGGCGATTTTAAGAAATTAATTTTAAAGCTTGCTGAAACCCTTTTATTATTATTTAGCTTGTTAGGGGTAATCTGCATGATTTACTATTTTGGTTTTGATATTCAGTATTATATAAAAAATAACCTTGAAACATTTTTTCAATTCCTGGCATCCACTTTTTTAGTTCTTCTGATTATTCAATTATTTTTTAAACGAAAAAGAAAAAAGCAAGCTATATTATTTGATTTTCTTCTGATAACTATGCTTGGATTAATGGTACTTGAGAGATTTACTTTTTCAGAATGGTTTAAAGAAAATCTGTCAATACTGTCATTTCTACAAAAAAACATTTTCATTTATCTAATAACAATAACAATATTTATTATTGAAATATCGAAACGAAGCTTATTTATATTTTTAAGTAAAATTAATCCTGCACTCTTATTTATTATAAGCTTTATTTTTATAATTATTATCGGAACAGGTCTATTGTTATTACCCAACTCCACTACAAACGGAATAAGCTTTATTGACTCGCTATTTACTTCAACAAGTGCAGTATGTGTTACCGGCTTAGCTTCTGTTGACACACAATATACATTTACTGCATTAGGAAAAGGGATTATCCTTATGCTTATTCAATTAGGAGGATTAGGTGTAATGACCTTCACCAGTTTCTTCGGACTATTTTTTTCGGGCAATGATTCATTCAGAAATAATATGTTTATTAAAGACATGATAAACAATGATACCCTGGCAGATATCTTTAAGAACTTGTTAAAAATATTAGTTTTCACTTTAGTTATTGAATTAATTGGTGCAATTATTATTTATTTTAATATAGACAGGACAGTATTTCCTGATGAGGCAGCAAATTTAAGATATTCAATTTTTCATAGTATTTCTGCATTTTGTAACGCCGGATTTTCAACACTTTCACAAGGACTTTACGACATAAGATTCCGTTTTAATTACCCAGTACATTTAACTATTGCATTTTTAATTATTCTTGGTGGTATAGGTTTCCCGATTTTATTAAACTATTACAAACTAGCTAAACATTATTCACATAATTTATTTAGAAAATTAAGAAGTAAATCATATTTACATAAACCAAATATTATTAATATTAATACAAGAATTGTAATATATACAACATTAATACTTTTGATTTTTGGAACAATTGCATTCTTTTTTACAGAATATAACAATACTCTGAAAGAACATAGTCTTGGCGGTAAAATTGTTGAAGCTTTTTTCCTTTCTGTAACACCTCGTACAGCAGGCTTCAACACGGTTGATTATGGTGCAATTTTACCATCAACCATTTTGCTAACAATATTCCTGATGTGGGTTGGAGCATCTCCCGGAAGTACAGGGGGTGGTATAAAAACAAGTTCGTTTGCAATTGCTTTATTAAACGTGTTCAGCATTGCCAAAGGCAAAGACAGAATTGAAGTAAGCCGTAGAGAAATTGCTGACGATTCTGTTCGTAGAGCATTTGCAACAATAGTCCTTTCTTTGCTTGCAATAGGTATTTCAATTTTACTTGTTTCGTCATTCGAAAAAGGTGAAAAAACTTTAGCAATTGCATTCGAATGTTTTTCTGCCTTTGGCACAGTTGGACTAAGTAATAACCTTACTCCAACATTAACTTCCGAAAGTAAATGGGTTTTAGTTTTCACAATGTTTTTAGGACGAGTAGGCACATTAACAATTTTCGTTGCATTTATCAGAAAAGTAAATTCTCTCAGATATAAGTATCCTGAAGAGAATATAATAATAAACTAA